Proteins from one Carassius gibelio isolate Cgi1373 ecotype wild population from Czech Republic chromosome A25, carGib1.2-hapl.c, whole genome shotgun sequence genomic window:
- the LOC127946903 gene encoding dual oxidase maturation factor 1-like, producing MTFYDGIYPFYSLQRSPFIVDISLLVAILVFSVLAVSFLFILPGIRGKSRLFWTFRIIISLFIGVVLVVLNFTGDWAEASVKANASYKSFSNAVVSAEVGLHVGLYGINITLKGDPVLQINETIDYNEIFRWSSSVDEQYDDALERGLPNPILYIAEKFTRNSACGLIYQYRYSGRFASANLWTAFCCWLVANILFSMPVILYAGYMMIATAAFIFFSMASFSTIFNVIPCDFSIGAESLKTDYSHSFWIALATGLLCAVIGLVVVLLDCLCSARMREAFSVGVDNEDDECHTGEGYLNSGFLEGVIYDNNTQTGNVSSSQQITTLTSTAT from the exons ATGACTTTCTACGATGGCATTTACCCGTTTTACTCCCTACAAAGGAGCCCGTTCATAGTCGACATCAGCCTGCTGGTCGCGATCCTGGTTTTCTCGGTTCTGGCTGTCAGTTTCCTCTTCATTCTACCGGGAATACGTGGCAAATCG AGACTGTTCTGGACGTTCAGGATAATCATTAGTTTATTTATTGGAGTTGTTTTAGTAG TGCTGAATTTTACTGGAGACTGGGCTGAAGCCAGCGTGAAAGCCAACGCCAGCTACAAATCCTTCAGTAATGCTGTGGTGTCCGCTGAGGTGGGACTTCATGTGGGGCTGTATGGCATAAACATCACACTCAAAG GCGACCCAGTATTGCAGATAAATGAGACCATTGACTACAACGAGATCTTCAGGTGGTCGAGCAGCGTAGATGAGCAGTACGATGACGCGCTGGAGCGAGGTCTTCCCAACCCCATCCTTTACATCGCAGAGAAGTTCACTCGCAACAGCGCCTGCGGCCTCATCTACCAGTACAGATACTCAGGCCGCTTCGCCTCAGCCAATCTGTG GACGGCTTTTTGCTGCTGGCTAGTGGCCAATATCCTCTTCTCAATGCCTGTCATCCTCTACGCCGGTTATATGATGATAGCCACGGCCGCTTTCATTTTCTTCTCCATGGCTTCCTTCTCAACTATATTCAATGTGATCCCATGTGACTTCAGTATAGGTGCAGAGTCTTTAAAGACAGATTACAGCCATTCCTTCTGGATCGCTTTGGCTACAG GTTTgctgtgcgctgtgattggtttggTGGTGGTGCTACTGGACTGTCTGTGTTCTGCGAGGATGAGGGAGGCGTTCAGTGTGGGCGTGGACAACGAGGATGATGAATGCCATACTGGTGAAGGCTACCTCAACTCAGGCTTTCTAGAGGGAGTGATCTATGATAACAACACACAGACAGGAAATGTGTCCTCGTCTCAGCAGATCACTACATTAACA TCTACAGCCACATGA